In Salarias fasciatus chromosome 4, fSalaFa1.1, whole genome shotgun sequence, the DNA window AACCAGCAGCTTTATCTGGATCACAGCAGATCAAAACACTTTGTCAGGGAGTAAAAGGGAAACTTCAGTTATAATTATTAATTTACTGAAAACGTATTCTGTTTTATCATAAATCATCTTCAAAGTGCAATGAATGCAAATCTTACGTCTAATCTAATGTCACACATTTAAAATGGTACTAAAAAACAGTTGCTTCAaataataatcacatttattgCTTCTGTTGAATTTTGTCTGTATAATACTTAGAATCACCTAGATATTTGCAGAGAAAGATCTTCTCTGACATTTTTGCCCTTCATCCACCAAACTAGAACTTTTTGTTCCTTCTCCTTCATCGGATACGAGTTCTGATGAGTTTGTACCTGCTTTAAAGGTCAGAgcatctgcagctcctcccgAGAGGAAGAtttctctttctactttcactttaaaggctggaaatctttttttttttttttttttaacagctatTTGGTACATCATAATGAGGCGGTCAATTCCAACGGGAacataaaaaggaaaacagagtcAGGTAAAAGCCGCTTTAATGAAAAGATTAACTGCtgattacattacattacactCATTTGGCTCTTTTATGcccaaaaatgtttaaaaggatTAATTTGGAGATTTTCAACATGGAGTATGAGACGTGCTGTATGTTTGAACGATGTTTAAACgatcatttgattttatgtgcCAGCTAGAGATTGAATTAATTATTCTGATGATGTTATTCTGCAGGCTTTCTTAATTGATTTTTAGATATAACAGCATATACATTTTGCATTCACATAAATGTTAGGTCGTATTCGTTTCACGTACTACCTGTAGTTTATTTTTAACCATCTCATACTTTCACCTGTTAAAATTGgccttttgttttcaaatgaattgggattgactccagcctcctgtcagttGGATAAAATGACAGAACAGAGACGTGGACGTCATGTAATTTTGGAGAAACATACACCTATAACATGATTGTATAAAACCCTTTAAATTAAAACTTAAAGCAATCCATCTACTGCTCATATAAAAACAGAATGGGAAAATGAGCTTGGTTACCCCTCACCTGATGATGTCTGGCAGCAGGCTTTACGTAAAATAGGTGCCACCTTCATAAACGCCCGTCATTGCTTAATTCAATATGAAATTGTACATAGATTACATTATTCGAGGCAGAAAATTCATAAGATTTACCCAGATAGCTCCCCTGTGTGTGAAAAATGTCTAGTAGAACGAGGCACCTTATTACACAGCTATGCACTTTGCTCTACACCCCAGAGTTTTTGGACTGAGATTTTTAACTTCTTGTCCAAAGTTCTGAAGGTGGCTCCAAATACTACTCTAATTGTTTTTGGAGTAGCTATATAAGGAAATTGAAAATTTAGATTTTGCCCAGCGACGTCTATTTCATATGCTAtaattattgcaaaaaaaacgTATCCTTCTACTCTGGACAGGCAAAGATACCCCTTCACTAAAGATGTGGGTCACAGAACTTACTACCACACTccatttataaaaaaataagatgtaCTATGCATGATAATTGATTTTGAAAAAATTTGGCAACCGTTGATCTCCTATCTTGGAGTCATTTGAAATGTGCAGTCAAGGGAGGGCCTGGGTGGGGTGGgatatctttgttttttatccctttttctttttgtttgttttccctcagcctttctttcttctcttatgtgttaaaaaaaatgaagcacagtGCACAATGTTGCATTACTAAGAATGCATAGACACTGAATGTCAGTTCTGAGGACAATTTCATTACAGTTTTTGTCGAAGGCAATCAGTACACGTGACTGTGCTTTCAATACAaatatttgggaaaaaaaagtttgaactGCCACAGTGTTTCTCTTTAAATGAGGACTGTGATTTTAACCTTGATTGTTTAATTCCAGAAAAATAATGTCGAAAGATAGATGCTTGTTTAAAAGGTTTATCATATTTCAAATAATTATTGCGCTTGTACATTGATGATTAATTTGAGGAGTTTGCTGGACAAAAGCCTTTGGGATTCTATCAAACGCAGAGCTGAGGGGTTCTGTGCACCGACTGCCGCCCTTGTCCTATTTTTATTTCCCCTGCAGCACTTATCCAGCTTAATGCACCTGTAGTTGATTGATGTAGGTAGTGTTGCTACTCTTCAAGGTAACTTAATGCGTACGTTAGGGGAAAAAAGTTTGTTGCCCCGACACTTACTATTTTTGGCTATTGCAATTTTGGTAATGACGGCTGCATGGTAGTTTCCGTCTAAAATAGTCATTTTGATCCTCTGGTAAGATAATTCTCCGTTTCCCAGAAAAGCACTGCAGCAAGTTAATGAATGTGGTGCAGAAACCAGATGAgacagatattaaaaaaaaaaaaaagtgttggagagagccagaaaaaaaaggtgtgattGTGtacagactgtgcaaagaactGTTTGCATCTCCATGCTAAACATGCAGCTGCAAGCAAATGTTGATATGTGATTTAACTgtgattaattatttaaaaagttcTGAATTAatcagatggatttttttctgaacGCACCACTACTTTATACTAACATGAGTAAAAACTTTCTTACTGAACAAAACGAAATTGTCTACATGAAAACACCTAACAGACATGAACCCATCTTTAAAAAGTGCCTGTGAAGGAGGCTGAATCCCAGGAGTACAGCATCTTTGTCGTTCCGCTGACTTCCCATGAAAGACTCAAGCAACAGGCGGACTTCTCCACAGGCATGATGAGACGCCACGCGTTGCTATTAATAATTGGTAAGATCCCGAATGCGAAGCGTCTGCACGCCCTCTCTCTTTGAAGAATGTAGCATGTCACATTAAAATTGAGCGTCGTCAGCTCGGATGCTCGCCCAGCCGGTGACTTTACCGTTTCgtgcttcttttgtttcattgtgcGTTTCTGTGCCCCGGAGACCCCCGAGGGAGAAGGCTGTCCTTGTGCATTCTTCGTTCTCGCCTCCCCTCACGAGCTCCTCTCTCCGTCATTTTTCTCCCAGGTGTGGTGTACTCGGAGGTGCGCAGACCCTGCAGGGTCATGATCCTGGTGAACCCTCACAGCGGGCGAGGACAGGCTCTCCAGCTCTTCTCCGGCCACGTTCAGGGCATGCTCACAGAGGCCTCGGTTCCCTACACGCTCGTCCTCACAGGTCGGTGCGGTCgacgtgttgtttttttttccccctcgtgCGCTGAGCCGGTGCTCCTCCCAAGGTCACCTTCAAAACAGGAGATTAAACCTTTTGACCCATGGTGGGATGATCAGACAAAGATCTGGGTCACGCTGCcactcacacgcacacgtaCATGCAAGTTGGCATCGCTGCGATCCGAACCAGCCTAAAATCTCTGCAGGAATTATGCATTGTGTTTGTGATCCCAAACCCGTGAGCCACATGTTTACCAGCGAACATtagcggacacacacacacacacacacacacacacacgcacgtatcTGCAGGCACTCTGCACGGAACACATTAAAGCCTCATTTCGTTTGCACAGCTGCTCCACTTTCTGTGTGCGACGCCGATTCCATTTTGTGACCTTAAAGTTTGTTGCGTCGCTCGCCGTCATCAGAGGCTCTGAACTGAAAGTGAACTCTCTGAATGCTTGGGATGGgcgaggaaaacaaaaaaacagcttcacttCTGCAAGATCTGGATAGGATCTTAGTTAATTTCTGTTTCTAAAGCgacgctgtgtttgtgtgtttatttgggAGAGAGCGTGAGCGCCGGCCCTTTGTGCAGACTCCTGGGACTTAGAGGAAGGTCAGCAGCTGAGAGGTGATGAGAAAAGACAGAGTAATTACAGACACGGACATGGCCCCCGAAGAGGCTGAGACGAGGGGGTCGGGTGCTCACGGGTCGCCGAGGGGCTCCGGCGGTGGCGTACAGTACCCAGTCAGGTGTGACTCAGAGCCCATTTAGCCGGCGCACGGGTCCTTGATGACTGTATCACACTGCCTTCGCCTGAGGAAGGACAAGAACCCATGGAGCCGCTTCTTGTGTCGGCGTGTACCTTTTACATACTGTATGAAGCATCCAGCGCACCAAGTTTAATCCTCACCAAGCTTCACCTCGGAGGAAAGGCAGTCGAGGGTGACACAACGAGGCGAGGGCTGCGTTTCTGGAGAACCAGCTGGAATGTGGTCAGTGTTTATGGAGTGTTTTATCAGGGGATCTGATAATGTGaatttgttttctcagtgcTTCAGCGATCAGGAGTGGACTTGATGGTTTCTTAACCTGCCCGATGTCTCCAGGTCCCGTCTGATGCTGGCGTTAGTGCTTAGCCGTGACCCCTCGATAAGGAAGTGGCTCCGAGGCAGAGCATCAGCACGAGCCCCGGCAGGCTCGCAGTGCTGAGTCAGCCGTGCAGTGCAGCTACTCCCTCTGCCTCAGTCTGTCAACACGGCACTGCATCAAGTCCTCCAGCCTCccagcaaacaaacagcagggagagagagagagagagagagagagagagacccagGAGAGAGTACAGGTAGAGGTTGAGTGAGTGAGGGGAGACAGATTTCTTTTTGAATAAATATATTACAGCTGTGTCCTCAATTGACACCAAACGAAGAAGCCGGCAGTGCATCCCAACTTGTTAATTTCTCGTCTGCGAATCCCTCTCTTCCTTTTTAAAGTCggccttttttcccctcttttccaCACACGCACTCGCGGCTCCGCTGGGGAGCCTCGGCTGGCAGGACTGAAGACTTTAATGCTGGCGGGATGAGCCCACTGAGGCCCCCTGCAGAGGGACCCACTCAAGGACGCTGCCAATAAAACTAGGCTGAACAAATAGCTCGCTCATCCGGCAGCGCATTAAccagcactcacacacacacacacacacacacacacacacacacacacacacacacacacacacacacacacacacacacacacacacacacacccacactggACACTGATTACACACATGCTGATATTTGTCAGTCACAGATGTTTGCAGGCAGGCTAAGCTGCCTTGGAGCGTTGAGTAGCCACTGGATGGGCTAATGTGATATGTCTGGCCCGATAAGGGGAAATTGAATCTCTTTTCTGCTTAATCTCCCTGATCCTACCCCCGGGGCTGGTGATGAAGGGAGCATGTCTCTTTCTCTGCCCTTGtccttgtttttcattttgtcacttTGTTCtgccacatttttctgtgttgcGTTAGAATTTCTGTGTCTTCCCGCGTGTTCCTCAGAGCACCAGAACCATGCGCGGGAGGTGGTGAGGAAGGCCGACCTGTCGAAGTGGGACGCCCTGGTGATCATGTCCGGAGACGGGCTGCTGTTCGAGGTGCTCGGCCGGTTTTGCTTCATAATGAAGCAATGACACAATGACACTAAACCTTCGATATATATCAAGCAGCCCTGCTTCACACTCATATTTCTATTCATAGAGCTTCTCAGAATAGCCCTGTAAAAAATTAATTTGTTCCCAAACACACAAAGGAGCTCAGGTGTTACGACTGTAGCACCGACTAATCTGCAGCCGTTGAAAAGCCCTGCACTTGTTGTGTCGCTGCAGAGATATTGTTGAAGGATATTATATGAATACCAGTGGTTGGTTGTTCAGGACTGTTCTACGGCTCAGGTGTGGCACCTTCAGGCCCCCTGTTTGCAATAAACCCGCCTCTAATCAGACATGTTGATCAAACTCAGATGTTACTTTGCATTTACAACTGTAGtgtaattggattttttttttttttttttttggaattgtACTTGTTCATCCAGGTGATAAATGGCCTGATGGAGCGAGAGGACTGGCAAGAGGCCATCCAAACCCCTCTGGGTATTCTACCAGGTGGCTCCGGTAATGCCCTGGCTGCCTCCATCCACCACTACTCACAGTGAGTCAGTCCATTAATGGGTCATTTAAATGCATGAGCTAACATAGTAAAAGAAGAACCTTCCTCAGCCTAAAAAGACAATTTATCTCCTTTCTGTGTAATTATGCCAAAGGCTGACGGGGCACATCATTCCTCCGTAGGGAGGAGAGACGGGAactgctgtgctctgcagccaaAGGTCATTTCAGGTTTCTCTCAAAGGACTGATGTGAAGGCTTTAGAAACTCTCACATTAGGAGTGATTACACTCCAGAGTGCAGCTGTGGCACAGGTTGACCCAGCACATCCCAGGTATCATCTCCATCTGCTGGCTGCTTGTTGGCACAACATGAAACAACAAATCTGACGATCCATCGCCAAGCCGAAACATTGAGGAGCGTCTAATGATGGGAGCAGATCATATCAGATCAGCTGTCTTGGATCTGTTTTGATGTTGACACGCGACTGTCTTTTTTCATCTACATCTATATTTGCAGTTATTACAAGAACTACATCCACACGACACATTCTACATTCACCAGTAACGTTACGTATAccttaatttctgtttcaatctCACAGGTCTCCTCCCGCATGGAACGAGGAACTGCTGTTGAGCTGCGGCTTCATGTTGTGCAAAGGTCTGGTCGGCTCGCTGGACCTGGTGTCGATCCACTTGGCTTCCAGGCAGCGCCTCTTCTCCTTCCTTTCACTGGCCTGGGGCTTTGTGGCAGATGTGGACATCGAAAGCGAAAAGTACCGCCACGTCGGCGCTATCCGCTTCCTCATGGGCACGCTGGTGCGTCTGGCGACCCTCAAAGTGTATCAGGGCAGGCTGGCGTACCTTCCTGTGAAGGAGGCGCCGAAACATCCGAAAGGGAGCGTGAAGGTGAACCACCCGCCCTCCACCCCTCAGCGGCCCTCGCTCTGCTCCTCGCTCCCCTGCCGGCTCATCCCCGACATCACTCCCGTCCAAAGCTCCCATCTGAACCGTCACGGCACCAACTCCAACCGCAACACCATCACCAACTCCTGCAACAACGCCATCACCACCAAGAGGCCCGAGACCCAGAGCGACCATAAAACCAGAGCCCCCGCAGACTCCCTGCTCCCTGGACTGGACCAGCCTGTCCCGGACGGCTGGACggtggtgaaggaggaggacttTGTCTTGGTGCTGGCTATTTACCAGTCCCACCTGGCGGAGGACTTATGGACCGTCCCCGGCGCGCTGGCAGACGACGGACTGATTCACCTCTTCTACGTGACGGCGGGAATCTCCCGGCCTGCCCTCCTGCGTCTCTTCCTCGCCATGGAGAAGGGCGCGCATCTGGCATGCGGGTGCCCCCACCTGGTGTACGAGAAGGTGAAGGCCCTGCGGCTGGAGCCCATCACGCCACAAGGCATGATCACTGTGGACGGGGAGATGGTGGAGTACGGGCCCGTCCAGGCTCAGATTCACCCCGGACTGGCAAGACTCATATGTGGGTGACCCGGAGAGAACCCGCTTTTCTTTTTATGACTCAGCTTTACAGCTTTCTAGTTCAGCCTTTTTTTTACTCAGTGTCAATTTCATTATATatgctgtgttttcagaagTGCCAAAGACATTTTATCAGCCGCTGGAAATTTCTTCtatttttctacaaaaaaacaaaaaaaaaacaaactcgtCCTATTTTTATGGACCCCCGTCCCTTCTTTCTATCAGCGTTTGATTCAGGCCCAAAGTCATTTGGACGTTTGTTCTTGCTGCTGGCTGGTCCGGGCTTAGAGAAGCGGTGGAGGatggtgtgtgcgtgcacgtgagtgtttaatggtgtgtgtgtgtatgtgtgtgtgtgcataggAGGGAAGGATCTTTCTGTATGTCCGTGTTCACTCGAGTGTGTGTATTGGTGAGATTGTGCATGAGGAGCGTTGGAGGTGCGGTGGCTGAGGAGAGCATTGTGCGCCTGGCTGTCGGGCCTCATCAGCGTGGCTCACGTGAAGAGAAGCACATTTTTCATGTCCTGGGAGGCTCCCGGAGAAGCCACGCCCCTTGTCCAACTGTATTACACCAGGATGACaatccccccccctctccagtGTAACAACTCTGACAGCACCACCTCCCCCTTAGTCTGGTAAAGAGGAGCTTTCTTACTAAGGAGATATAAATCCCTTGAGGGATTTACAATGGACAAATCTTTAATCTTCGCAtagtttatattaaaaaaaaaaaagatgaaagacaaacagacaatGCCAGATCTGGTCACATTCAGCATTAGAACCCAGTCAGTTCCCCCCTCTCAAAACTTCAGccctctgatgatgctcaggcGAGGCAGACGGAAACCTGGCCGGCTGACGTTACACCTCCAGCGCCGGCcggtcctgtccctgtcctgctTTCCTACCGCGTTTCATCTGCAGCCATCATTAAACTGTAGGGAGCCGCCCCCACTTGCACGCAAAATACACACTCTCACTTTCTTTtccccatcccccccccaccccccacctcccacccATCCTCCTCTTATGCACAGATCCTCACATACAAACACATTCCCTCGCATCTCTGCAGCACTTAGTGAGGGGGAGGGGCATGGTCTGCTACTGTGCATATGATCCCCTCTCCTCTTGCCATCTTAAGATTgtactcgctctctctccctcggtTAACGAGCCATCAGCACCTAATGTGTCCTTAATATGACGCTTTACATCTGCGAGAGCGAGCTAAatagagatttttttcttttttttttttctaatcatacGAAAGCTTTTAAGTGGGTTTCAGACACACATTAGACCGGTTGAAGCGCACTAAAGTAGAAACATGCCGTGGTACTGGGTCACTCAGCGTTGCATATTGAGAGGCATGCGATCAATGTGAGCTGGGGGCGGGTGGGGGAGTCAAGTGCTCGGCTTCGCCGTGTGGCCTTTTCTTTGGCTGTCGGCGCTGCGCTGATGAGCATTAATGCACCGGAGCAGGGGAAAGTGCAAATGTTAGCATTGCCATgagacccctccctccctccacactGTCCCATACACATCGGTTTATTTCGGGTCACAGTGGAACCATTCACATGCAGCAGACAGAGATCATTGTATTTAAAGATTAAGGTGTCTTTCTTGATAAACACATCAATTCATGCTAAATGAATGCTGCTGCATCCAGTAACAGCACCTCTTGGGTTCAGAGAAGTGCAGATTTTCAGGTCTTTTGGAGTTTTGATGAACGATTCACTGTAATAGGAAGTGCAATACAGTCAATGCAAAGAAATGATCACACACATCAGTTTGTGCTGCTTCGTGTTTACTTTAGAAGACACACCGTCCACTGAAAGGAGCTGAAATATCCCTGTTGTTTCAAAATAATGCAAACACACGTACGTTCCTTTTCAAGCATTATTGTGTTGTTTCTACCGGCCATctggacacagacagagacacccGGCGAGGCTGAAGCAAACTTCTAGACTGCAGCGTTGCTGCAGATCATGGATGCATCAGCGAACAAGATATAAGCATCTCTGTCAAGCTTAACATTTAC includes these proteins:
- the sphk1 gene encoding sphingosine kinase 1, which encodes MEKGASGPDPSRQRNGLVGVLYGEFTDTLNDSVRYSVSLTESALTVQRISSSPGRTKVVFNLTDCVGCRAHRGPDGADVGAYFTAYFYPLKRRWMSAGLTRQRVEQCFRVAPVQDPLANLQEAERWARAIRDASMLQAPRRDGVVYSEVRRPCRVMILVNPHSGRGQALQLFSGHVQGMLTEASVPYTLVLTEHQNHAREVVRKADLSKWDALVIMSGDGLLFEVINGLMEREDWQEAIQTPLGILPGGSGNALAASIHHYSQSPPAWNEELLLSCGFMLCKGLVGSLDLVSIHLASRQRLFSFLSLAWGFVADVDIESEKYRHVGAIRFLMGTLVRLATLKVYQGRLAYLPVKEAPKHPKGSVKVNHPPSTPQRPSLCSSLPCRLIPDITPVQSSHLNRHGTNSNRNTITNSCNNAITTKRPETQSDHKTRAPADSLLPGLDQPVPDGWTVVKEEDFVLVLAIYQSHLAEDLWTVPGALADDGLIHLFYVTAGISRPALLRLFLAMEKGAHLACGCPHLVYEKVKALRLEPITPQGMITVDGEMVEYGPVQAQIHPGLARLICG